One genomic region from Flagellimonas oceani encodes:
- a CDS encoding 3-keto-disaccharide hydrolase has product MKKQILVGLCLLAAQLTFAQESITLFNGENLDGWINHGEEKWFVEDGQLICESGPKGEYGYLSTDKFYKDFELTLEFKQEADGNSGVFIRSTFEGTKVTGWQVEVAPPGKDTGGIYESYGRGWLIKPDPEKDKALKMGEWNTMKIRVEGPEVTSWLNGVEMVHLEDEKIGEGEGAIALQIHDGGGIRVKWRNIELVPLD; this is encoded by the coding sequence ATGAAGAAACAGATTTTAGTAGGATTATGCCTGTTGGCAGCACAATTGACTTTTGCACAAGAGTCCATTACACTTTTTAACGGTGAAAACCTCGATGGTTGGATCAATCATGGCGAAGAAAAATGGTTTGTGGAAGATGGACAGCTCATCTGCGAAAGCGGTCCAAAAGGTGAATATGGCTATTTGTCCACAGACAAATTCTACAAGGATTTTGAATTGACCTTGGAATTTAAGCAAGAGGCCGATGGTAACAGCGGTGTTTTTATCCGTTCCACTTTTGAAGGCACCAAAGTAACCGGTTGGCAAGTAGAGGTTGCTCCTCCAGGAAAGGATACAGGTGGCATTTACGAGTCTTATGGTCGTGGCTGGTTGATAAAACCGGACCCAGAAAAAGATAAGGCCCTAAAAATGGGGGAGTGGAACACCATGAAAATACGTGTAGAAGGCCCAGAGGTTACTTCTTGGCTCAATGGTGTGGAAATGGTGCATCTGGAAGATGAAAAAATCGGCGAGGGCGAAGGCGCCATTGCGCTACAGATTCACGATGGGGGAGGTATTCGCGTAAAATGGCGAAACATTGAACTCGTTCCCTTGGATTAA
- a CDS encoding M14 family zinc carboxypeptidase — protein MIKQLLLSAFALILLGNVQAQDELTSKLYETYDDYKESSIVKRRIKHTDIQPLIEKFKANPKFEVQKVGESIQGRDLHLISIGSGDSNIFLWSQMHGDEPTATQAIFDILNFLDAPEFKEEKEAILSNLKLHFLPMLNPDGAEVFTRRNALGIDINRDALRLQSPEGQTLKRIRDSLDADFGFNLHDQSKYYNAERTEKPATISYLATAYNYKKDINEVRANAMKVIVFMNRIIQNYAPGQVGRYSDDFEPRAFGDNIAKWGTSLILIESGGYPGDPEKQEIRKLNYVSILSALYTIANQSYKDIPVEDYEKIPKNDRMLFDLKIENVTYELLGNDYIIDLGIINHEVDLKGHNEFYYKSSVADQGDLSTYSAYKTFDAEGYTIVQPKVAKVDRIDDPMQLLKDGVAYVKTEKPEKSAFVHFPLILVEDTFKLRSFSMQPGANPTFFLKKDGKLTHAVINGFLIDLSKPLEQQSTGNGLINGK, from the coding sequence ATGATAAAGCAACTTTTACTTTCGGCTTTCGCCCTTATCCTTTTAGGTAATGTTCAGGCGCAGGATGAGCTTACTTCCAAACTATACGAAACTTACGATGACTACAAAGAATCGAGTATTGTAAAACGAAGGATAAAACATACCGATATTCAACCCTTGATTGAAAAATTCAAGGCGAACCCAAAATTTGAGGTGCAAAAAGTAGGGGAGTCCATTCAAGGGCGAGACCTGCATTTGATAAGCATTGGTTCGGGGGATAGCAACATTTTTCTGTGGTCCCAAATGCACGGTGACGAGCCAACGGCCACCCAAGCCATTTTTGATATCCTGAATTTTTTGGATGCCCCTGAGTTCAAGGAAGAGAAGGAAGCCATCCTGTCCAACCTAAAACTTCACTTTTTGCCCATGCTCAATCCCGATGGTGCAGAAGTGTTCACGAGAAGGAATGCCCTGGGCATCGATATTAATCGGGATGCCCTGCGATTACAGTCTCCCGAGGGACAAACTTTGAAACGTATTCGTGATAGTTTGGATGCCGATTTTGGTTTTAACCTTCATGATCAGAGCAAATACTACAATGCCGAACGTACCGAAAAACCGGCAACCATTTCCTATTTGGCCACAGCTTACAATTACAAGAAGGACATCAACGAAGTGCGTGCAAATGCCATGAAAGTGATTGTGTTTATGAACAGAATCATACAAAACTACGCTCCGGGACAGGTAGGCCGGTACAGCGACGATTTTGAGCCACGTGCCTTTGGCGACAACATTGCCAAATGGGGCACGAGCCTTATTCTTATAGAATCCGGAGGCTACCCGGGAGACCCGGAAAAACAAGAAATCCGTAAGTTGAACTACGTTTCCATTCTTTCGGCCCTGTACACGATAGCCAATCAATCGTACAAGGATATTCCCGTGGAAGACTATGAGAAAATCCCAAAAAATGATCGTATGCTGTTCGATTTAAAGATAGAGAACGTCACCTACGAACTTTTGGGCAATGATTACATTATTGACTTGGGAATTATTAATCATGAGGTGGATTTAAAGGGTCACAACGAGTTTTATTACAAAAGTTCCGTGGCCGACCAAGGCGACCTTTCTACCTATTCTGCCTACAAAACCTTTGATGCGGAAGGCTATACCATTGTCCAGCCAAAGGTGGCCAAAGTGGACCGAATTGATGATCCCATGCAATTATTAAAGGACGGTGTGGCCTATGTAAAGACCGAAAAGCCGGAGAAAAGTGCCTTTGTACATTTTCCGCTCATTTTGGTCGAAGATACATTCAAGTTGAGGAGTTTCAGCATGCAGCCCGGAGCGAACCCGACATTCTTTTTAAAGAAAGATGGAAAATTGACCCATGCCGTAATCAATGGTTTTTTGATAGACCTTTCCAAGCCTTTGGAACAACAAAGTACAGGAAATGGTCTGATCAACGGAAAATAG
- a CDS encoding peptidoglycan recognition family protein, which yields MKKTSLIALALVLGACSTQKEIVDIPIIFDEQRVELTKEYLLNRYELDQETPEITPRMVVLHWTAIPSLKKSFEAFNRSTLPNWRPDLVNVSGLNVSSHFLVDQDGTIYRLMPETTMARHTIGLNHCAIGIENVGGTEGLPLTKKQLRSNIYLVDYLASKYDIDYVIGHQEYTLFEDHPLWLEVDDGYRTEKTDPGMDFVEKVRNATKKFNFKPVPTKKQ from the coding sequence ATGAAAAAAACTAGTTTGATTGCATTGGCACTTGTCTTGGGAGCATGTTCCACACAAAAGGAAATTGTGGATATCCCCATTATTTTTGATGAACAACGCGTGGAACTGACCAAAGAATACTTGCTGAACCGGTACGAGCTGGACCAGGAAACTCCCGAAATCACCCCTAGAATGGTGGTATTGCATTGGACAGCCATTCCATCTTTGAAAAAATCGTTCGAAGCCTTTAACAGGTCCACATTGCCCAATTGGCGGCCCGATTTGGTGAATGTGAGCGGACTGAACGTATCTTCCCATTTTTTGGTGGATCAAGATGGCACCATTTATCGGTTGATGCCCGAAACTACCATGGCAAGACATACCATTGGGTTGAACCATTGTGCCATTGGTATAGAAAATGTCGGTGGTACCGAAGGATTGCCATTGACCAAAAAGCAATTGCGTTCCAATATTTATCTGGTGGACTATTTGGCATCAAAATATGATATTGATTACGTAATAGGTCACCAAGAATACACTTTGTTCGAAGATCATCCGCTTTGGTTGGAGGTAGATGATGGTTATCGTACCGAAAAAACGGACCCAGGAATGGATTTTGTGGAAAAGGTCCGAAATGCCACTAAAAAATTTAACTTTAAACCTGTTCCAACAAAAAAACAATGA
- a CDS encoding 3D domain-containing protein, which produces MKKLVFILIVFLVGCSSKEDSDKARKKYDWYGHEVTASAYNSVFWQTDSIDPSVAAWGDTLKPGMKSIAVSRDLIKMGLTHNTMVKIDTFPDTFYVKDKMHWRWRNRIDIYMGKDVKKAREWGRKKLIICYAVPIDSINTTNEKN; this is translated from the coding sequence TTGAAAAAACTGGTTTTCATATTGATCGTTTTTCTTGTGGGATGCTCATCAAAAGAGGATTCGGATAAAGCCCGCAAAAAATATGATTGGTATGGACACGAAGTCACGGCATCCGCATACAACTCCGTATTTTGGCAAACGGACAGCATTGACCCTTCTGTTGCGGCCTGGGGAGATACCTTAAAGCCGGGAATGAAAAGTATCGCGGTTTCGCGAGACCTCATTAAAATGGGTTTGACGCACAATACCATGGTTAAAATAGATACCTTTCCAGATACCTTTTATGTGAAGGACAAAATGCACTGGCGTTGGCGAAATCGAATTGATATTTACATGGGGAAAGACGTAAAAAAAGCACGGGAATGGGGCAGGAAAAAACTGATTATCTGTTATGCAGTTCCCATCGATTCCATAAATACCACGAATGAAAAAAACTAG
- a CDS encoding FG-GAP repeat domain-containing protein has product MPIKQPYFSVVPLLFIILMGSCKKEKPKPKEAQLYDTYCASCHLAPKIDELPKEVWKKSVLPAMMARMEVEGLEQDVVVEPGVLRPKITLNEWVQLENYIVSNAPESLESIKMPHADTVKQFKTKSFALDEQNGAMITYLEFLNEDNQVYYGDLTGTLGSFDFAEEKSDQIYQGNSPVTWYSKKDSVTIVSEVGIIRPSELEKGKLFRKVGEDTLTLQNNFHRPVHTLLEDLNGDGKKEIVVSEFGNESGRLSLLIENDEGKYDKKVLLNLPGAIRTVAKDMNKDGKLDIVALMTQSTESITVFHQTEDLVFEAEQLLGFSPLFGTSWFELVDYNGDGLEDIITVQGDNADISYVHKPYHGMRIYLNNGNNTYSESYFYPMYGATRVLSRDFDQDGDTDFALISTFPNYLEFPERSFVYLENKDSETFEFSTHILEDPSLARWFLMDASDVDDDGDLDIVLSSLTLGFTPVPDVLSDRWNNTNVDIMLLENLLH; this is encoded by the coding sequence ATGCCGATCAAACAACCTTATTTTTCCGTAGTTCCCCTACTATTTATTATTTTGATGGGATCCTGTAAAAAAGAAAAACCAAAACCCAAAGAAGCCCAACTTTACGATACTTACTGCGCCAGTTGCCACTTAGCTCCCAAAATTGATGAATTGCCCAAAGAGGTTTGGAAAAAATCGGTTCTGCCCGCCATGATGGCCCGTATGGAAGTCGAGGGGCTTGAGCAAGATGTGGTTGTGGAGCCGGGCGTGCTCAGGCCAAAAATCACTTTGAACGAATGGGTGCAATTGGAAAACTATATTGTGTCCAATGCTCCAGAGAGCCTAGAGAGCATAAAAATGCCCCATGCGGATACAGTAAAACAATTCAAAACCAAGTCGTTTGCACTCGATGAGCAAAACGGGGCCATGATCACTTATCTGGAATTTTTAAACGAGGATAATCAGGTATATTATGGCGACCTTACCGGGACTTTAGGTTCCTTTGATTTTGCCGAAGAAAAGTCCGATCAAATATATCAAGGTAACAGTCCCGTAACTTGGTACAGCAAAAAAGATTCCGTTACCATTGTCAGCGAAGTTGGGATCATACGTCCGTCCGAGCTGGAAAAGGGCAAACTATTTCGTAAAGTGGGCGAGGATACGCTCACATTGCAGAACAATTTTCATAGGCCCGTTCACACCTTACTGGAAGACCTGAACGGTGATGGCAAAAAAGAAATCGTGGTAAGTGAGTTTGGAAATGAATCCGGTCGGTTATCGCTGTTGATCGAAAATGATGAAGGCAAATATGACAAAAAGGTATTGCTGAACCTTCCCGGAGCCATTCGTACCGTGGCCAAGGATATGAACAAGGATGGCAAACTTGACATCGTAGCGTTGATGACACAGAGTACGGAGAGCATTACGGTTTTTCATCAAACCGAAGATTTGGTGTTCGAGGCAGAACAACTGTTAGGGTTCAGTCCCTTATTCGGGACTAGTTGGTTCGAACTCGTGGATTATAATGGTGATGGTCTGGAGGATATTATAACTGTTCAAGGTGACAATGCCGATATTTCCTATGTTCACAAACCCTATCATGGTATGCGCATTTACCTAAACAACGGGAACAACACGTATTCGGAGTCTTATTTTTATCCCATGTACGGTGCCACAAGGGTGCTGTCGAGGGATTTTGACCAAGATGGCGACACCGATTTTGCATTGATAAGTACATTCCCCAACTATTTGGAGTTTCCGGAACGTTCCTTTGTGTATTTGGAGAACAAGGACTCGGAAACGTTTGAATTTTCTACCCATATATTGGAAGATCCATCATTGGCGCGTTGGTTTTTAATGGATGCTTCCGATGTTGACGATGACGGCGATTTGGATATTGTGCTTAGCTCATTGACGTTAGGATTCACGCCGGTTCCCGATGTGTTGTCGGACCGATGGAACAATACCAATGTGGACATTATGCTCTTGGAAAATTTATTGCATTGA
- a CDS encoding pirin family protein: protein MSNIGLIIEERSRDIGDFLVGRLIPFRKKRMIGPFIFIDHMGPTQLGPKKYMDVDQHPHMGLSTLTFMLEGEINHEDSLGTHQRIKPGSVNWMTAGKGVTHTERTPPDMRNGNTFTAHGYQIWVALPKELEDMEPQFHHIDGKDIPTWTDGTTAFKLVAGEGYGKKSPVPVHSNLFMVEVIAKEEYTLSVNGNLKGEIGICIVEGSIEACGETVGEGNILVSKVEDTCNIKLKPKTHLLLFGGEPFPEERYIYWNFVSSSKEKLEAAKKAWADKTFPMMENDDSYVPLPS, encoded by the coding sequence ATGTCCAACATCGGATTGATCATTGAAGAACGCAGCAGGGATATTGGCGATTTTTTGGTGGGGAGGCTGATTCCCTTTCGCAAAAAGCGCATGATCGGCCCCTTTATTTTTATAGACCATATGGGACCTACACAGCTAGGACCCAAAAAGTATATGGATGTGGACCAACATCCGCACATGGGTTTGTCCACTTTGACCTTTATGTTGGAAGGGGAAATCAACCACGAGGACAGCCTTGGAACCCATCAGCGCATTAAACCCGGTTCGGTAAACTGGATGACGGCAGGGAAGGGGGTGACCCATACCGAACGGACGCCTCCGGATATGCGCAATGGCAATACGTTTACGGCTCATGGTTATCAAATTTGGGTCGCATTGCCCAAAGAATTGGAAGACATGGAACCCCAATTCCACCATATTGATGGGAAGGACATCCCTACATGGACCGATGGTACGACTGCATTTAAATTGGTTGCGGGAGAAGGATACGGCAAAAAATCGCCTGTACCCGTTCACTCCAACCTTTTTATGGTAGAAGTAATTGCCAAAGAAGAATATACTTTGAGCGTAAACGGAAATTTAAAAGGTGAAATAGGGATATGTATCGTGGAGGGCAGTATTGAAGCCTGTGGAGAAACGGTTGGCGAAGGAAATATCTTGGTGTCAAAAGTAGAGGACACCTGCAACATCAAACTAAAACCAAAAACCCATTTGTTGTTGTTCGGGGGCGAACCTTTCCCTGAGGAACGCTATATTTATTGGAATTTTGTTTCTTCCAGCAAAGAAAAACTGGAAGCGGCAAAAAAAGCATGGGCCGATAAAACATTTCCTATGATGGAAAACGATGATTCCTATGTACCATTGCCCAGCTAA
- a CDS encoding serine hydrolase domain-containing protein — protein MQKVTNTSYTMKLLKRLLLLLIVIVGVVVYLNYPKLNIISGYAAKNVASGVFVAHRSAASMNQYDNSAPLIKIASTEVNESEESASSTVYGLMKRTAVYRDGLGAVLINDDYDPKALTIRPQRHQPVDTIPYPYGQAAPMDTVLPEVDMDQINKALAIAFAEPETQKTRTLLILYKGHLITEKYIDGFDKDTPILGWSMTKSVLATCYGILEHQGKLEMDWPAPIPEWKDDERKNITLNHLLRMQSGLAWDEDYTGISDVTRMLFLDSDMTQAQRDKKAIAKPTEIWNYSSGTTNLLSGILKQQFRGHQEYLDFPYAALIDKIGMYSMILEADIAGNYVGSSYAWASTRDWARFGQLHLDKGNWNEEQLFDASWIDYITTPTANSNGTYGAHFWLNAEGKYPDVPRDMFSCNGFEGQHVFMIPSKDLVVVRTGLAEEPYFDVNGLLSNIVKAVP, from the coding sequence ATGCAGAAAGTTACAAATACATCCTATACCATGAAACTACTTAAGCGTCTTTTACTTCTCCTTATTGTTATCGTAGGAGTGGTAGTCTACCTGAATTATCCCAAACTGAACATTATCTCCGGTTATGCCGCCAAAAATGTGGCCTCCGGTGTTTTTGTTGCGCATCGTTCCGCTGCAAGCATGAACCAATACGACAATAGTGCTCCTCTTATCAAAATAGCTTCCACGGAAGTTAATGAAAGTGAGGAGTCCGCATCGTCCACTGTTTATGGTTTGATGAAGCGTACAGCCGTTTATCGTGATGGATTAGGGGCTGTTTTGATCAATGATGATTACGATCCCAAGGCATTGACCATCAGACCGCAACGACATCAACCTGTTGATACCATTCCCTACCCCTACGGACAAGCAGCTCCGATGGATACCGTATTGCCCGAAGTGGATATGGACCAAATCAACAAGGCTCTGGCCATTGCCTTTGCAGAGCCGGAGACACAAAAAACACGGACCCTTCTTATTTTATATAAGGGACACCTGATCACCGAAAAATATATTGATGGCTTTGATAAGGATACGCCCATCTTGGGTTGGTCCATGACCAAAAGTGTTTTGGCCACCTGTTATGGAATTCTGGAGCATCAAGGAAAACTGGAAATGGATTGGCCCGCTCCCATTCCCGAATGGAAGGATGATGAACGAAAGAACATCACCCTGAACCATTTGTTGCGCATGCAAAGCGGATTGGCATGGGACGAGGATTATACGGGCATATCCGATGTTACCCGCATGCTGTTCCTCGATAGCGATATGACCCAAGCACAACGCGATAAAAAGGCGATAGCAAAGCCAACGGAAATATGGAACTACTCTTCGGGAACTACAAATTTGCTGTCAGGGATACTCAAACAACAATTTCGTGGCCATCAAGAATATTTGGACTTCCCCTACGCTGCTTTGATCGATAAAATAGGGATGTATTCCATGATATTGGAGGCAGATATAGCAGGGAATTATGTGGGCTCTTCCTACGCATGGGCCAGTACAAGGGATTGGGCCCGATTTGGACAATTGCACCTGGACAAGGGAAATTGGAACGAGGAACAATTGTTTGATGCTTCATGGATAGATTATATAACGACTCCAACGGCCAATTCCAATGGCACTTACGGTGCTCATTTTTGGTTGAACGCAGAAGGTAAGTATCCCGATGTGCCGAGAGATATGTTTTCTTGCAATGGTTTTGAAGGTCAGCATGTATTCATGATTCCTTCCAAAGACTTGGTCGTTGTAAGGACAGGTTTGGCCGAGGAACCGTATTTTGATGTAAACGGATTGCTGTCGAACATCGTAAAAGCAGTGCCTTAA
- a CDS encoding 1,4-dihydroxy-2-naphthoyl-CoA synthase — MESPNWQTAMEFEDITYKKCNGVARIAFNRPDIRNAFRPKTTSELYKAFYDAQEDTSIGVVLLSGEGPSSKDGKWAFCSGGDQKARGHKGYVGDDGYHRLNILEVQRLIRFMPKVVIAVVPGWAVGGGHSLHVVCDMTLASKEHAIFKQTDADVTSFDGGYGSAYLAKMVGQKKAREIFFLGRNYSAQEAYEMGMVNAVIPHDELEDTAYQWAQEVLAKSPTSIKMLKFAMNLTDDGMVGQQVFAGEATRLAYMTDEAKEGRNAFLEKRKPDFGKDKWIP, encoded by the coding sequence ATGGAATCACCCAACTGGCAGACCGCCATGGAATTCGAAGATATTACCTATAAAAAATGTAACGGCGTGGCGCGTATCGCCTTTAACCGTCCGGATATACGCAATGCGTTCCGACCCAAGACCACTAGCGAACTGTACAAAGCCTTTTACGATGCGCAAGAGGATACCTCCATTGGGGTAGTGCTGCTCTCTGGCGAAGGGCCCTCTTCCAAGGATGGCAAATGGGCCTTTTGCAGCGGGGGCGACCAAAAGGCACGCGGTCACAAAGGCTACGTGGGCGATGATGGCTACCACCGCTTGAATATTCTGGAAGTACAGCGTTTGATTCGTTTTATGCCTAAAGTAGTTATTGCCGTGGTACCAGGATGGGCCGTTGGGGGAGGGCACAGCCTTCATGTAGTGTGCGACATGACCCTTGCCAGCAAGGAACACGCCATTTTTAAACAAACCGATGCCGACGTTACCAGTTTTGATGGTGGCTACGGCTCTGCATATCTCGCCAAAATGGTGGGGCAAAAAAAGGCGCGTGAGATTTTCTTTTTAGGAAGGAACTATTCTGCACAAGAAGCATATGAAATGGGGATGGTAAACGCAGTTATCCCTCATGATGAATTGGAGGATACCGCCTATCAATGGGCCCAGGAAGTCTTGGCCAAATCACCGACCTCCATAAAAATGCTCAAATTCGCCATGAACCTTACAGACGATGGTATGGTAGGACAACAGGTGTTTGCAGGTGAGGCTACACGATTGGCCTATATGACCGATGAGGCCAAAGAAGGTAGAAATGCTTTCTTGGAAAAGCGCAAGCCTGATTTTGGCAAGGACAAATGGATTCCATAG
- a CDS encoding prolyl oligopeptidase family serine peptidase: MRLTILLILLFLQTTLIVSQTSLTEIDLDNGKFKVGFQQYKAYDSTRTYSRIYDYTNKKTERPIPVSIWYPTEQRVDDTKPLMVLDYLEILKEEEEWEHLPNEEILNWFNYSNTPSNQKHLTEKTTAYAKVEFANGKFPTVIYRPSFQASSIENFALCEYLASNGFVVMSSPSRGTETRWFSSNYEKEIETQARDTEFLIKQAGKLHFADYDNIALMGFSFGGLSNVIVQNRNDNIQAIVSLDGTERYQYGLLEQSPFFDSNKIDVPYIHMAQKEIPEIILKEDKIDAELNTKFQLYDSIANGKVYRLRFNNLTHSYFSTLGVLFENRDKRQDKSDSEIMESYKWVSKYALNFLKATLKEDKKALKFIENNPQNNGVGNSLVTLKIKQPKKEVFTFQDFNDMASGQNYKNLIHLYDSITELHPLFQAPEGNLNTLGLQLVFNPETSSQGIHVFLLATKLYPDSANLYDSLGEGYLFIGDKKKAIGSFEKSLELNPQNPNAINRLKQLKK, from the coding sequence ATGAGATTGACAATTCTACTCATTTTATTATTCCTTCAAACCACTTTAATAGTTTCACAGACCTCCCTTACGGAAATTGATCTTGATAATGGTAAATTCAAAGTGGGATTTCAACAGTATAAGGCCTATGATAGCACAAGGACTTACAGTAGGATCTATGACTACACCAATAAAAAAACAGAAAGACCGATTCCAGTAAGTATATGGTATCCCACAGAACAGCGTGTGGATGATACCAAACCGTTGATGGTATTGGATTATCTTGAAATTTTAAAAGAAGAGGAAGAATGGGAACACTTGCCCAATGAGGAAATATTGAATTGGTTTAATTATTCCAACACACCTTCCAATCAAAAACACCTTACGGAAAAAACGACGGCTTATGCAAAGGTGGAATTTGCAAATGGAAAATTTCCGACAGTCATTTACAGACCAAGTTTTCAAGCGTCTTCCATTGAAAATTTTGCGCTTTGTGAGTATTTGGCAAGTAACGGTTTTGTGGTTATGTCAAGTCCAAGTCGAGGTACCGAAACCCGATGGTTCAGCAGTAACTACGAGAAGGAAATCGAAACTCAGGCCAGGGATACGGAGTTTTTGATCAAACAAGCGGGGAAACTTCATTTTGCGGATTACGACAATATTGCGCTTATGGGCTTCAGTTTTGGTGGTTTATCCAATGTTATCGTCCAAAACAGAAACGATAATATACAGGCCATTGTTAGTCTTGACGGTACGGAAAGATACCAATATGGATTACTCGAACAATCCCCATTTTTTGATTCCAACAAAATAGATGTGCCATACATTCACATGGCCCAGAAAGAAATCCCTGAAATAATCTTAAAAGAAGACAAAATAGACGCCGAACTCAACACGAAATTCCAATTATACGACAGCATTGCAAACGGCAAAGTGTATCGATTGAGGTTTAATAATCTGACACACAGCTACTTTAGCACTTTAGGGGTTCTTTTCGAAAATAGGGACAAAAGACAGGACAAAAGCGATTCCGAAATCATGGAATCCTACAAATGGGTTTCGAAATACGCATTGAATTTTTTAAAGGCGACTTTAAAAGAGGATAAAAAAGCATTAAAGTTCATCGAAAATAATCCGCAAAATAATGGAGTTGGAAATAGTTTGGTCACGTTGAAAATCAAACAACCCAAAAAAGAGGTATTTACATTTCAGGATTTTAACGATATGGCCTCGGGCCAAAACTATAAAAACTTAATACACCTTTACGACTCGATAACCGAATTGCACCCCTTGTTTCAAGCACCGGAAGGAAATTTAAATACGCTTGGTCTGCAACTTGTTTTCAACCCAGAAACATCTTCGCAAGGAATACATGTGTTCTTATTGGCAACAAAACTTTACCCGGATTCCGCCAATCTTTATGATAGTTTGGGAGAAGGGTATTTGTTCATTGGCGACAAGAAAAAGGCCATCGGCAGTTTTGAAAAGTCTCTGGAATTGAATCCTCAAAATCCAAATGCCATCAATCGATTAAAGCAACTCAAAAAATAA
- a CDS encoding porin family protein, translated as MKKNLILLGVLFVGLTSFAQNTNNVQLGVRGGANFATVAGDDFDSPDSRTSFYLGLLAEAPLSDHVSLQPEVFYSAQGFDITDEPDTPDAQFQVDYIQVPVLLKFYIADGLNIHGGPQFGFKVNEELDFDPGEDSGDFDSDSINSFDFQGTAGVEYKFPSGFFIQGRYSYGFSEMIEDVDVHNSVWSAGLGFMF; from the coding sequence ATGAAGAAGAATTTAATTTTATTAGGTGTCCTTTTTGTAGGCTTGACCTCTTTTGCGCAGAATACGAACAATGTACAATTAGGTGTACGTGGTGGTGCGAACTTTGCTACCGTGGCCGGTGATGATTTTGATAGTCCGGATTCAAGAACGTCCTTCTATTTAGGCCTTTTGGCCGAAGCGCCCTTATCCGACCATGTATCGTTGCAACCAGAGGTATTTTACTCTGCGCAAGGTTTTGATATTACCGATGAACCTGATACCCCAGATGCACAATTTCAGGTAGATTATATTCAAGTACCCGTGCTTTTAAAGTTTTATATCGCTGATGGACTTAACATTCACGGTGGTCCACAATTCGGCTTTAAAGTGAACGAGGAACTCGATTTTGATCCAGGAGAGGATTCTGGTGATTTTGATTCGGATTCCATTAACAGTTTTGATTTTCAAGGAACCGCGGGTGTAGAATACAAGTTCCCTTCCGGATTCTTTATCCAAGGAAGATACTCTTACGGTTTTTCCGAGATGATCGAGGATGTAGATGTTCACAACTCCGTTTGGTCCGCAGGTCTTGGATTTATGTTCTAA